The nucleotide sequence TCGGCACCGGTAAAATGAGTTTTAAAGAAATGATGTTAAAAGCAGCAAAAGTGATGCATTTAAAAAGAATTATTATCAAAGTTCCTCTTCTCACTCCTAATCTTTCCTCATACTGGCTTATTCTTTTTACCCCAGTGAACTTTGATGTTGCAAAAGAGTTGATTGAGGGGTTGAAATTTCCTTCTGTGAAGGAAAACGACAAGGCTTCACAGCTTTTTCCTGAAATACAGCCTGAAAGTTATGAGAAGGCTTTTACAAAAGCTCTTGAAGAAATTTATGACAATCAGGTTATAAGCAGCTGGTGTGACAGCAGCGGAGGGAGGCACTGTGATGTACCATTTGTGAATGAGATTTCAAAAGCGGTCTATAAAGATATGCATATTGCTGAAGTGGACAATGTCGAAGCAGAAAAAGTTTTTGGCTCGGTTAAGATGCTCGGAGGCAAAAGAGGGTGGCTTGCTTATGATATCCTGTGGCAGCTGCGGGGCATTATGGATAAATTGATTGGCGGATACGGTTTAAATAGAGGCAGAAGAAATGAAAAAGAACTGAGGGTAGGGGATTATATCGATTTCTGGAAAGTCGTTGATCTCGTGGAAAACAAAAGGCTTTTGTTACAGGCACAGATGAAAGTACCCGGTAAAGCCTGGCTTGAGTTTTCTTTGATTGATAATACGCTTGTCCAGACGGCTTTTTTTTACCCCAAAGGATTGATGGGTAGACTTTATTGGTTCAGTATGCTGCCATTTCATAAATTTATTTTCGGCAAAATGCTTCACAGAGTGGTGAAAAGGGCTGAAAAACAGGTTTTATAGATATTGTTTATTCAGAGATTGCGGTTTTGTTCCTTCCCGTATGTTTCGCTTTATACAGAGCAGTATCCACTCTTTTTATAAACGATTCAATACTTTCTTCTTTTTTAAGTGAGCATACACCAAAGCTTGCTGTGATTTTTACACCGTTTTTCAGGATATCTTTTTCGGATAGTTTGATTCTGATTCGCTCTGCAACACTATAAGCATCTTCAGAAGTGGTGAGAGGCAGGATTATCATAAATTCTTCTCCGCCAAACCGGGATACCAAATCTTCCGTACGTACAAAGCTTTGCATTAAAACTGCATATTCTTTGAGGACTTTATCCCCTGCATCATGTCCGTATTTGTCATTGATAAATTTGAAGTTATCTATATCTGTCATTATTAAAGATAAAGGCTGCAACTTTCTCTGCGAGAGAGACACCATTTCTCCAAGCCTCTCATTGAAAAACCTTCTATTTGCCAAGTCTGTTAATGGGTCTGTTCTTGTCAATTCAGCAATTTTCTCATTGGCTTTTTTCAATTCAACATTTTTCTTGGTCAGTTCGCGGCTGAGGTTGCTTAACTCCTGATTGACGGACATTACTTCGTTGCTTAGCATTTGAATTTCATCAACATCCAGATGAGCGAATACAATTATTTTGCTGCCATAATTAAAAAAATGAAATTGGTATGTCTGTGTGTTTTTATCCTGTGTATAGATGTTAAGCATACATTCCGATTCATATGAATTTGCCAAGTCTTCTATTGAAAAATTTTGATGGTATTGTACCAGTAAGTTATCAAAACTTTCCCCGATTATCTTTTTGCCGAACAATCTGTTGGTATAATCGTTAATTGTTTCTATTTTACCGTCAGAATCCAGTATAATAAAAATAACCGGAGCAAATTCATTTATATAGCGTTTTATTATATTTATTGGTATTTCTTTGTTTATCAAGAGGTTTCCTTTATCTGTTTTTCTAGGGAATCTAAAGATTGAATATAACTGATTCCCGGATATTTTTTCAGGATTTCTGTCCCGCCCCATTTAAAAGCCTGTCCGCCCACTATTATGTCAATATTGCTGAAATCGGTTCGTACGGCTTCTATCTCATATTTTAATGAAGGCAAGTTAAAATAGACACTCAGTGACAAACCGACAATCTCCGGTTTGACTTCCTGTATGTAACTAAGCATATGGTCTGCGGGTGTGTTTGCACCCAGAAATTGTGTATCCCAGCCCTGCATTTCAAAAATATCGGCAACCATTTTGCCGCCCACCTGATGGTGCTCATTTGCAGTACATGATATTAATGCTTTTTTGTTTATTTCTTTTGATGTACTGATTTCAAAAAGATATGGATAAGCCATACTCATTAGACTTTCTGTTAGCGCAGTTACCATATGCTCTCTGGCCACTGTTATTTTGTTATACTCCCACAGTTCACCGATTTTGTAGAGGCTTTTTTGAAACAAATCAACGTACAAGGATTTTATATCAACTTTTTTATCAAGCAGATTTTGTACTATTTTTGTACATGCAGGCCTATTTCCCTGAAGGAGATGTTGAAAATATTTTTCATACAATTCCTGAGTTATCATTTTGAAATCCTTCACTTAAGTTTTGCACTTCGTTAGGTCTTGCGACCGCTTACTTACCGCCTTAAGGGTGTGGGTGGCAATCTCAAAATTATAAAAAGAGAGATTGCTTCGTTGTTATCACTTCTCGGCCTGTTAAATGCCGTAGGCAATCAGCGAAGCTGATATTTAACAGGGTGAACAAAGACGTGCAATAAGTGCAAGTGCGAAACTTGAGTTATGAGTTTATATCTTCATCCGTCAGTTTGACAAAAACAGGGATATTGACAACCAACCAGTTATAAAAGGGGTAAAGCTCATTAAATGTTTCTTCTGACATTTCATTTTTCAGCATTTCAATCCATATATTCAGGTTTGCCGCCCAATAGGTAGTCTGAAAACCGTGTGATCTGTATGCTCTGAATACCCACAGAACTGTTTCAACAAGTACGTTAGGGTCATATCCGGAAAACATCGATTCCATAAATCGGGCAAAGTTTTTGTTATTGTCCTCACTCATTTGTCTGTTGCCTTTACCAACAAGCTTTTCCAAATCATTGCGTTGGACAAGGAGCTGACTGCCCTTTGCTGCTAACTGCTCACGTTTATGGGAAAACTCAGTTGCTGCCGATTCAGAAGGTTGTTGAAGTTTTTTAGCTGAATTTAGGAGCTGCTGTTTCATAACATTTCCTCCTTACGGGGTCTGCTATGTTAATGTGTTGGAAAATATAGAGCTTTTTATTAGTATATCAACTTTTAAAAAAAGAAACAATCTCATTAGCTGATCTGAAGTTTTTTGATAAGCTTTTGACCGGTTTTTTCAAGGTTTTGCCGGGTATTTACATTGTGGATACTGTGCTCTAATTCTGCAACAGGCAGTTTATGGAACAGATTATAAAGGTCTTTTAGAGCTTTATCCTGTTGTTTTTTAAACGTTTTGTCGGAAATATTTCTAAAAATTTTGTTTATTATACAACCATGTACATTCATTCTGTAATCAATCAGCGTATGGTAAATATCTTTTGTCCTGCTATAAACGACTCTTTCCGGATTTGTTACAATGATAAATGCAGCATTTTCCTTGATATATCTTGAAATATAATCTGACAATTCTGCCCATTCATCGATAATTTTTGAGATACTTTTCCTGCCTGATCGGAATTTTGTTAGTTTGTCCAGGCTATCGTAAATTTTGGTTCCCGATTTCAGGTGTTTTTTTAAAAGTGAAGGCATGTTTAAAAGGTTTAATGTTTCTCCTGCAGGAGCTGAGTCCCAGATGATTTTGTCGTAATTTTCGTTTTCAGACAATTCCACAATAAAATCCAACATTGTTTCTTCCCGAAGGGAAGGGGCTGAACTGATATACTCCAAAAGGCTGTTTTCAGATTCCCTGTCGAGATTCTCAATATCAACAAGACGGGAAAGTATCTGGTGAAAATCCGGGCCGAATTTGCTTATCCACCTTTCAGTAATTGTTTTACGATCAATTTCCATTGCGGTAAGATAATCATTTATTTTAGTGAATTCAGAACCGATATCAGTTTCCATTACATCACCAATCGCCGGTGTGAAATCAGTGGACAAAAGAAGTGTCTTTTCTCCTTTGCTTGCCAGAGCAAGGGCTACGGCAGAGGCATTTGTGGTTTTACCTACTCCGCCTTTTCCGCAGATTAGAAATAATTTTGCCATAATTCAAACCCCTGATTATTATTTTAACAAATTTTCACAGTTTTTAATACCTTGTATGTAATGTGGGTTATGCAGATTTTTTGTAACTATTGCTTTTTTTCGTCGTTTTATAAATACAAAAAATGACGGAGGAAAAAGATGAAAAAATTATTTGCAGTACTAACTGTAGTGATGATGTTAGCAGCAGTAAATTCACCGGTCTTGGCCAGAGGTGGACACGGCGGTGGTAACGGAGCCGGCGCAGGCGCAGGAGCAGGTAACAGCGATGGAGGAGGAAATGGTCACGGTGCCTCCGGAGTTTTCGGCGGAAGTGATAACTCTGCAGGAAACGGATATAACGGTTCAAAAGCTCAGTCCGGTCCGATGGACGGTATCGGCTCAGGATATGGGGATGGTACGGAACCGGCTCCCAAAGACGGCACAGGATTCGGTAAAACAAATAATTACTAACTCAATCTGGTGAGCTGAGGTTTTATATTAGCTTCAGTTCTCCACTTTAAATTTTCCCTTCTCATTCCATTCATTCTTCTTATTTTAATATAAAATAATTATAGTTTACCATGCTGTGGGATGGCGGAGGCGTTTTATGAAGGCCAGATTTGTATTTTTAATGTTAGCAGGTTTCATAATTTTTGCTTCAAATGCTTCGGCGGAAAAGGCAATATTGGCAGGCGGATGTTTCTGGTGTATGGAAGCTGATTTTGAAAAGCTTGAAGGTGTGAGTGAAGTTGTCTCAGGGTTTACCGGGGGTAAACTGAAAAATCCCACATATAACGGAAACCATGGAGGTCATGTTGAAGCTGTGGAAATAACATATGATCCTTCAAAGATAAGTTATAAAGAGCTTCTTGACTATTTTTGGGTTAATATCGACCCGTTTGATGCAGAAGGGCAGTTTTGTGACAGGGGACCGAGCTATAGAAGTGCTATTTTTGTGCAAAATGAAAAAGAAAGAAAAATCGCTGAAAAGTCCAAAAAAGAGATTCAAAAAATGTTTCCGGACAAAGAAGTTGTCACACCCATTAGAAAGGCGTCTACTTTTTATCCGATAAAAGGTGATGAAAGCTATCATCAGGATTATTATAAAAAAAGCCCGCTCAGTTACAAGTTTTACCGCTGGAACTGCGGACGTGATCAGAGATTGGAAGAAATCTGGGGGGAAAAGGCTGTTCACTGACTCGTATATTTTAGCTGTCATCTTGCCGTTTTATTAAAAACTATGGCAATTTATTGGTGAAATAGGGAGATAGAGAGGTAGAGAAGTGGAGAAGTGGAGAAGTGGAGAAGTGGAGAAGTGGAGGCAAAGGTAGAACTTTGTAGTATAATTTCCACAGAATCAGTTTATTCAACCTTTTCAACTACCTCAACTACCTCTAACTACCTCTAACTACCTCTAACTAGTTAGCCCTGAGAAACTAGATAACTATTTGATAATACTTGAGTTAACCAAGGAAATATGCTAAAGTAATCCCACAGAAAAGTAAAGGAATAAGCAAAAAACCCGGGGGATTATATGCGTCCTAAGAAGCAAGATTCGACGACACAAGAGCTTTTAGAACCACTGCTTGTTAACATTATAGATATGAAACATCCATTAATACAATTAGCAGATAAAATAGACTGGGAATATTTTGAGAAAGAATTTGGCAGTCTTTATCACCGTAACGATGGTCGCCCAGGAATTCCAATGCGTATGATGGTTGGGTTTCATTATTTGAAATACACGTACAATTTGAGTGATGAAGACGTGGTGCATGGCTGGAAAGAAAACCCTTACTGGCAGTACTTCACTGGAGAAAAGGTATTCCAGACAAAGGTGCCGATAAATCCAACCAGCATGACAAGATTTCGGAATCGTTTAAAAGAAGAAGATTTGTTGAAGTTTTTAGAGGAGACAATTAACACTGCTTTTCGTAGTGGTTATCTTAATAAGAATGACGTAAAGAAAGTAGCTGCAGATACGACGGTGCAGGAAAAGAACATAACGTTTCCAACGGACATAAAACTTTTTTATACAATGATCAAATATCTTGTGAAATTTTCAAAGAAGCATGAGATAAGGTTAAAGGAGACACATGAATATTCCGGCAAGAAGCTATTGATGAAATATAGTGGCTATGTTCATGCGAAACAGTACAAGAGAGCGGGTAAGGCAGTAAAAAAGATGAAGACAAAGATGGGCAAATTATATCGTTCTATAGAAAGGGTTTTACCTGAGGAATTGAGGAATTCGGATGAGTTTCAACAGCTAAAGTTATTTTACGAGAGTTTGTGGAATCGGAGTAAAAAGAGCAAGAACAAACTTTACAGTCTTCACAGTCCAGAGGTTGAGTGCATTAGCAAGGGCAAGAGCCATAAGAGGTATGAGTTTGGTAACAAAGTAGGTTTTGTTGGTACATTGAAGAAGAATTTTATACTGAGTTGCAAATCATTTCACGGCAATCCTTATGACGGTCATACATTAGAAGAGAATTTATGTGAAGCAAAAACCCTTTTGGGTAGTAACGGTACAATAGATACGATATTGGTAGATTTGGGTTACAGGAAGCACAATTATAGAGGGGATGCAAAAGTCCATGTAGTTCCACGCAGTATGAAGAAATTCAAAGTTAATTTTAAGAGGTTATTGAAAAGACGAAGTTGTGTTGAGGCGACGATAGGTCATACTAAGCGAGATAACCGGATGGACAGAAATTATCTGAAAGGCAAAGAGGGAGATAAAGCTAATGCGATTTTGGCAGCAAGTGGACATAATTTAAGGCTGATACTGGCCTTTCTTTTATTTTTTCTCAAAAAATTTATGGATAATATTGCAAAAAAATTAGCAAATTTTGCAAACGAAGTGTTTCTGGATAAAAAGTATGCCAAAATATATGTATAGTTTACATTTAATAAACAAAAATATTGGCAAATTTTAAGAAAATATACCTTTTTCAGGGTTAACTAACTACCTCTTCTTTACGCGTCACGGTTTTGTAAATGTGTAAATTTTCTGAGATTGCCAATATATTTTAACCGATACCCCCGTAAGCTATATTTAATATTACTACGATAAAAGCTACAAATACAAATATATATTTGCCATAAGGTTCAAACCATTTGCCAAAGCGTATGTTGGAGTTTTTATTAATTTCAGCCCTTGCTTTATCAGCACCAAAAACCCAAAAGAATACTACAGCGGAGACCAGAGCTCCGAAGGGCAGAACATAAATAGTTGTTATGTCTGCCCAAGTGCCGAATTTTGCCATATCAATATCCAGCGGCAAGCCCACAAGAAAAGCTACAATACTTAATAATAGTACAGTTTTTCCGCGGGAAAATCCGGTTTTGTCCATAAAACCTTCCACTGCAGGC is from Flexistipes sinusarabici DSM 4947 and encodes:
- a CDS encoding GGDEF domain-containing protein, whose protein sequence is MINKEIPINIIKRYINEFAPVIFIILDSDGKIETINDYTNRLFGKKIIGESFDNLLVQYHQNFSIEDLANSYESECMLNIYTQDKNTQTYQFHFFNYGSKIIVFAHLDVDEIQMLSNEVMSVNQELSNLSRELTKKNVELKKANEKIAELTRTDPLTDLANRRFFNERLGEMVSLSQRKLQPLSLIMTDIDNFKFINDKYGHDAGDKVLKEYAVLMQSFVRTEDLVSRFGGEEFMIILPLTTSEDAYSVAERIRIKLSEKDILKNGVKITASFGVCSLKKEESIESFIKRVDTALYKAKHTGRNKTAISE
- a CDS encoding cobalamin B12-binding domain-containing protein; protein product: MITQELYEKYFQHLLQGNRPACTKIVQNLLDKKVDIKSLYVDLFQKSLYKIGELWEYNKITVAREHMVTALTESLMSMAYPYLFEISTSKEINKKALISCTANEHHQVGGKMVADIFEMQGWDTQFLGANTPADHMLSYIQEVKPEIVGLSLSVYFNLPSLKYEIEAVRTDFSNIDIIVGGQAFKWGGTEILKKYPGISYIQSLDSLEKQIKETS
- a CDS encoding IS5 family transposase encodes the protein MRPKKQDSTTQELLEPLLVNIIDMKHPLIQLADKIDWEYFEKEFGSLYHRNDGRPGIPMRMMVGFHYLKYTYNLSDEDVVHGWKENPYWQYFTGEKVFQTKVPINPTSMTRFRNRLKEEDLLKFLEETINTAFRSGYLNKNDVKKVAADTTVQEKNITFPTDIKLFYTMIKYLVKFSKKHEIRLKETHEYSGKKLLMKYSGYVHAKQYKRAGKAVKKMKTKMGKLYRSIERVLPEELRNSDEFQQLKLFYESLWNRSKKSKNKLYSLHSPEVECISKGKSHKRYEFGNKVGFVGTLKKNFILSCKSFHGNPYDGHTLEENLCEAKTLLGSNGTIDTILVDLGYRKHNYRGDAKVHVVPRSMKKFKVNFKRLLKRRSCVEATIGHTKRDNRMDRNYLKGKEGDKANAILAASGHNLRLILAFLLFFLKKFMDNIAKKLANFANEVFLDKKYAKIYV
- the msrA gene encoding peptide-methionine (S)-S-oxide reductase MsrA is translated as MKARFVFLMLAGFIIFASNASAEKAILAGGCFWCMEADFEKLEGVSEVVSGFTGGKLKNPTYNGNHGGHVEAVEITYDPSKISYKELLDYFWVNIDPFDAEGQFCDRGPSYRSAIFVQNEKERKIAEKSKKEIQKMFPDKEVVTPIRKASTFYPIKGDESYHQDYYKKSPLSYKFYRWNCGRDQRLEEIWGEKAVH
- a CDS encoding ArsA family ATPase, producing MAKLFLICGKGGVGKTTNASAVALALASKGEKTLLLSTDFTPAIGDVMETDIGSEFTKINDYLTAMEIDRKTITERWISKFGPDFHQILSRLVDIENLDRESENSLLEYISSAPSLREETMLDFIVELSENENYDKIIWDSAPAGETLNLLNMPSLLKKHLKSGTKIYDSLDKLTKFRSGRKSISKIIDEWAELSDYISRYIKENAAFIIVTNPERVVYSRTKDIYHTLIDYRMNVHGCIINKIFRNISDKTFKKQQDKALKDLYNLFHKLPVAELEHSIHNVNTRQNLEKTGQKLIKKLQIS
- a CDS encoding SDR family oxidoreductase, with translation MKILITGATGYIGRRLAYKALDEGFSVRLFVRNTRKVDTELQRKCEIIQGSTFEEDNLDRALNGIDVAYYLIHSMGKGSDFEALDKKSAENFRNAAVRNSVAKIVYLGGLGEQSNTSRHLRSRNETGRILSSDPDKIDVICFRAGVIIGSGSASFEIVRNITEKLPLMVAPRWVETLTEPVGIQDVIKYLISAADSDLKGSHVVDIGTGKMSFKEMMLKAAKVMHLKRIIIKVPLLTPNLSSYWLILFTPVNFDVAKELIEGLKFPSVKENDKASQLFPEIQPESYEKAFTKALEEIYDNQVISSWCDSSGGRHCDVPFVNEISKAVYKDMHIAEVDNVEAEKVFGSVKMLGGKRGWLAYDILWQLRGIMDKLIGGYGLNRGRRNEKELRVGDYIDFWKVVDLVENKRLLLQAQMKVPGKAWLEFSLIDNTLVQTAFFYPKGLMGRLYWFSMLPFHKFIFGKMLHRVVKRAEKQVL